CTCCGGGATGTTTGGCACCGGCCACAATTTGTGCGTTTGAGGGATCCACAACATCACCCAGGGCATTAACCACAACCAGAACACCGACAATAATCCCGTTTTTTAAGGCCTCGGAGGCCATTCCGACGCCCGCCGGCATGGCGAAATCCATTCCCAGAATTTTTCCCACCGTGGCACCGGCACCCACCCCAATGGATCCCATCCGGTCTTCATCATTCCGTGCGTTTAAACAGGCCTGATAACCCATTTCTTTGTCCGGTTTCACGCCCGAATCTCCCGCCGCCAGATCAAAAATAACAGCAGACGGAACAATGGGAACGCGAATCCCCCGGGCATCGTACCCCTTGCCGCGTTCTTCCAGAAATTTCTGCACCCCTCCTGCGGCATCCAAACCAAAGGCCGACCCGCCGGCAAATACAACCGCGTGAACCCTCTGCACCAAAAATCCGGGTCGAAGCAGCTCCGTCTCGCGGGTACCCGGCGCAGACCCCCGCAAATCCACACCGCCAACCGCCCCTTCTTCGCACAAAACGACCGTACAGCCGGTTTTGGCCGTTTCATTTTGAGCATGGCCCACACGAATTCCCGGTACGTCGCAAATGGAATTCATTGGATTACCCTCCCGCCATTCTATTTAGTGGAAGACCGTATTCACTCGCTTCCCTGAAAATGAAGTATCTGTATTTTTTAAGATAATCAAACCGCCGCTCAAAATCAAGGTGAGACTGGGATTTTTAAGCACCACCAAATTAATATTGCTTTTCAAACAAAAGATTGGTATGTTTTACCACATTCGTAACAAAACGGGAGAAGTAAAAATGACAAAAGGCAAACAATTTCAATTTGGGGATAGCGAAATCAAAATCCCGCCCATAAAGGGGAAGTGGATTACATTTGGCATTCTGGCCATTTTAGCACTCATCTTCCTGAGCTCCTCATTTTATCAGATTGGACCGGACGAGGAAGGCGTTATCCTCCGATTCGGAAGGTACGTCAGAACCACGGAACCCGGTTTACACGGGAAAATCCCCTTTGGGGTGGAATCGGTCAAAAAAGTCAAGGTTAAATACATTTTCAAAGAAGAGTTTGGATTTCGCACACTAAAGGCTGGTGTGAGAACGATTTATTCCAGTCAACGCTTTGACAATGAATCCCTTATGCTGACCGGGGATTTAAATGTAGCTGTGGTGGAATGGATTGTCCGCTATCGAATTAAAAACGCACGGGATTTCCTGTTTAATGTGCGCAATCCGGAAAAAACCCTTCGGGATATTTCTGAGGCAGTCATGCGGGAAGTGGTCGGCGACCGACGTGTGAGCGAGGTTCTCACCGTCGGCCGGACGGAAATTGCACAGAACGTGCAGCTTCAAATTCAAAAAATCATGGACACGTACAAATCGGGCATTAAAATTGTGACAGTAAAGCTTCAGGATGTGAATCCACCGGATCCGGTCAAACCGGCCTTTAATGATGTAAACGAGGCCAAGCAGGAAAAGGAACGCATGATCAATCAAGCCTGGGAAGCGTACAACAAGGCCATTCCCCAGGCAAAAGGTGAGGCCGAAAAAACCATTCGGAATGCCGAGGGGTACGCACTGAATCGGGTGAACCGTGCCAAAGGAGATGCCAACAATTTCATTCAGGTCTGGCGGGCGTACTCACAGGCAAAAGACGTCACACGGCGTCGTTTGTACCTTGAAACCCTTCAGGATGTTCTACCCAAGATACAAAATAAATATATTATTGATCCGGAAATTAAGGGCATTTTACAGACCCTGCCATTGATTCGGGGAGGGAAAAAATGAAAACGAAAACGATTATTCTCGCTATTGTTGGAATTCTTGTTCTGATTACATTCGCCAACGGATTTTACACCGTCTCCGAAACCGAGCAGGTGGTTATTACACAATTCGGACGCCCTATTGGGAACGTGATTAAAACGGCCGGTGTTCACTGGAAGATTCCTTTTATTCAGGATGCACATTTTTTTGAAAAACGCATTCTGGAGTGGGATGGAGACCCCAATCAAATTCCCACGAAAGATAAAAAGTACATCTGGCTGGACACTACGGCGCGCTGGAAGATCTCCGATGCCCTGCGATTTTTACAATCTGTGGGAAATGAGGTTGGGGCACAGGGAAGTTTGGATGACATCATTGATGCAGCCACCCGCGATGTGGTTTCCGACCATCTTCTGGTGGAAGTTGTGCGAAATTCCAATCGCCCTGCCGGTGCCGCCGATACCGAACTGATGCAGGATTCGACCAAAGTGGTGGAAAAAATCAACTTCGGGCGCGAAAAAATCACCCGAATGATTCTGGCCATTGCCGACAGCCTGGCACCCAAATTTGGAATCGACATCATCGACGTACGAATTAAGCGCATCAACTACGTAGAAGACGTACGGAAGAAGGTGTACGAACGGATGATTTCGGAACGGAGACGCATCGCCGAACGATACCGTTCGGAGGGCAAGGGCCAGATGGCAGAGATTGAAGGAAACATGGAAAAGGAGCTGAAGCGGATTACGTCTGAGGCCTACCGGACAGCCGTGGAAATCCAGGGGAAGGCAGATGCCCAGGCTACACGGATTTATGCCAATGCCTACAACCGGGACCCGGAGTTTTACTCGTTCCTGAAAACGCTCCAGACCTACAAATCGTCACTGGATTCCACCAGCACCATCGTGTTTTCAACCCGGGCCGATTACTGGAAATTTTTGCGAACACCCAGAAAATAACGACTCTTTAATTAGGATGAGGGTGTTTTATAAGTAATCCGCTTGTGAACGCACAATCTTGATCGGGAAAAATCTTTTAAAAATCAAAAAAGACCGGCAGACAGCCGGTCTTTTTATTTATTCGCATCATTAACCTTGCGAAGGTTCTTACTATTCGGTTTTGGAATCATAACCTTCCCAAGGTTGCTTTCCACAAGGGCGATTTGTGAATCGCCTCTGCAACCAATCATTCACACATTCGCGGCTTTTGGATCAAATTCAAAACTCCTGCAGAATCTCCTTCAGCCGCCGCGCATTGCGCACCGCATTGGCCTCAGGATCGTTGTTGAAATAGGCGAATACCTCCCGCCCCTCTTCCTGAAATGCCTTCATTTTTTCCGCCCAGAAACGCAGCTCATCGTCCGAATAACTGTAGTGAATCCACTGGTTCTGCCCGTGAAAACGAAAGTACACAAAGGGAGCCGTTGCCTTCACCAGAATCGGAAAATCGGGCGCACTCACGATACAAAAGCCGGCCTGGTACTCTTCCAGCAAGACCAGCGTTTCCGGTACGAACCAGGTGCTGTTTCGGAATTCGAACGCACAGCGTACTCGTTGAGGCAAGATTTTCAGGAAATTTTCCAGTCGTTCCAGGTCGATTGAAAAGCTGGGTGGCAGCTGAAAAAGCAGGACACCCGCTTTTTCTCCCAGCAGGTGCATGCGCCACGTCATGACCTTCGTAATGCCTTCCACATTGGAAAGTTTTGAGCGATGCGTGATCTGGCGGTTGGCTTTCAGGGTAAAAAGGAAATCCTCCGGAACCTGTTCCGTCCATTTTTTTACGGATTTCTCAGGCGGAATGTGATAGAATGAGTAATTGATTTCAACGGTGTTAAAGTGCCGGGCGTAAAAGGGCAGATAGTCCCTCGGCTTTAAATCTTCGGGATAAAAATCTCCCTTCCAATGGGGGTAGCTGTAACCGGAAGTACCAATGTAAACATTTGGCCATGCCATTGAATATCACCCGTCTGGTTAGTAAGAACGTGCACCAATAAAAAATAGGAAATTTTTCATTTAAATGCCACAAGCAAATCTCTTTCGACTGCATTTACGGGATTAGATAAAAGCATCTGTTCCCAAAAGCCCTTGCCCACAGATTTCGCAGAGTCTCGCAAATTGATTCTTGGGAAAGTATTTGACGGTTCCGAAGACAGTTGTGACTGATCGCAGGCCCTGATTTAAGCTTAAATGGAGCCAAATTTGTCCCGGGGATTCAATTTTTTATTTGGATTTCAGGCCTTTTTCCCTTACATTGTTTACGGATCAGGGGATGACAACCGCCTTGAAAATGGCTGTTTAGGGTTGATTTTGTGATCGGATCGGCGGTAATTTCGATTTTTCAAGTAAACATTAGACTTGTTAAAAAAATTCGCGTTGCGGAAAAATATCCGCAGAAGAGCCTCTCCCCCAATCTGGAAACGCGCATGATTCAAATAAAACTCACTCATTTGGAAAAAATGGAGGACGCTCCTCTTAATGATTAAAAGCTTTCTCGAAACTTATGGACGGGCAGGAAAAACCTTTTTCACCTATTACGGCAAGCTCACAAAAATGTCCGTTCAAAGTTTTCTTGCCATTCGAAAATTACACATCTATCGGCCACAGATTATCGACGAATTCATTGTCATTGGCCGGCGTTCATTTCCCATTGTTTCCATTACCGCGATTTTTATGGGACTGGTTTTGGGGGTCCAAATCGGAACCCAGATGAGCTCGATGACGGCCAAATATGTGGAAGGCGGGCTGGTCCTGAGGGCAATCCTTCTTGAAATGGGACCCGTAATCACGGCTGTGGTCATTGCCGGGCGGGCGGGTGCCGGAATTGCCTCCGAACTCGGAACCATGGTGGTCACGGAGCAGGTTGACGCCCTGCGGACCATGGCGATCGACCCCATTGAAATTCTTGTGATGCCGCGCCTGATTGCCGGTATTTTTGCTATTCCCGCGCTGACGGTCTTTTCCAATGTTTTCAGCATTTTTGCCGGATTTATCTCAACCAAATTTGCCATTAATCTGGACTACGACGGTTTTGTTAAAGGCATGCGCATGGCCTTTCACGGACATGATGTGTTTATCTCCCTCTTTAAATCCCTTATTTTTGGAATTGTTCTCATTCTTCTGAGCTGCTTTTGGGGGCTCAATTCAGGCAAAGGCGCCCGCGGCGTTGGGCTGGCCACGACGTCGGCCGTCGTCAGTTCCCTGATTGCCATTTTTGTTCTGGACTACATTATTTCGGCGTTGCTCTTATGATCCGTCTAAAAAACGTTCATAAAAGTTTCGGGCAAAAACGCGTTCTGGATGGCGTGAATCTGACGCTGGAAGAAAAACAGATCACCACGATAATTGGCATGAGCGGCACCGGGAAAAGCGTTCTCCTGAAGCATATTATCGGGCTTCTGAAACCGGATGCCGGGGATATTTTTGTGGATGAGATGTCCATTACCCGCATGAGCGAAGATGAATTAAATCGGAAGCTACGCATCAAAATGAGCATGGTTTTTCAGGAAGCCGCTCTGTGGGATTCACTCACTATTTTTGAAAATATTGCCCTGGCCCTTCGAATCCACAAGCACCTGACATCAAGAGAAATTGCCCGTCTGATTCACGAAAACCTGGAACTGGTGGACCTGCGGGACATTGAAAATGCGTATCCAATCGAACTTTCCGGCGGAATGAAAAAACGTGTGGGAATCGCCCGGGCCATTGCCATTCGCCCAAAATATTTACTCTACGATGAGCCCACCACCGGATTAGACCCGATTAATGCTTCAATTATTAACAAACTTATCGTTCGCCTCAGCCACGAATTGAGTATGACATCCATCGTTATCACACACGACATTCACAGCGTGTCCAAAATAGCCGATCGGATCGCCATGTTGGATCATGGCAAAATTATTGTTGATATTCCAAAAGAACAGATGTGGACACACGATGATCCAATATACGTCAATTTCATTAAGGGTCACATAGGAGCTGTACTATGAACAAAACTTTTTCAGATGAGTTGTTAATTGGTATCGGCATGACACTGGCTACCCTTGTCGTCATTGTCGGCGTGCTCTACCTGAGTAATTCGAATTTTCTGAAGAAAGGGCTGGGAATCGATATGATTGTTCCCGAAGCCGGAGATTTAACCACAGGCGATGATGTGTTCATGCGCGGCGTTAAGATTGGTTCCGTTAAAACGATTTCCATTCAAAACGGTTCCGTGGACGTACACTTGAAAATCGAAAAAGTCAAGAAAATTCCAAGTGATTCAAAATTTGTGATTGAACAAAAAAATATTCTGGGCGAAAAAATGGTCACCATTCGGCCCGGAATTTCAAAAAAATATTTGCAGGATATGGCCGTCGTACCCGGCACCATCGATAAGGGACTCTCACGAATTACGGGAAAAGCCGAGCTGTTATCCGACCAGATTCTGGAACTGGTAAAACAAACCCAGCGCCTTCTGGACGATCGAAAGGATGACAGTATTCCTTTTGGCATCAAGCACCTCAATCAATCGATCCAAAGTATTGAATCCCTTTTAAATCAGAACAAGGCTCAAATCCACACGGTTATCGAGAATCTGAAGGCCGGAAGCCAGCAATTCAAGGCCCTGCACGATACGAGCAAGCAATCCGTAGCCCGGGTGCTGCAGAATTTAGAGGATAATACGGCCAAACTTTCCCTTCTGCTTTCCCGTACCCACCGGGCGGCTCAATCTCTCGACAGCATTCTGACGTCCATAAATAGAGGCCAGGGCACACTGGGAAAACTGGTGAAAGAGGATTCCCTCTACAATCACATGAACCGGACCTTTAAAAACCTGGACTGGATTCTGGGCGAGGTCAAAAAAAATCCGGATAAATTTTTCAATGTAAAGGTCAAGCTGTTTTGAACAGTGGAGGATTCACGGGTTACAGCTACAA
The Calditrichota bacterium genome window above contains:
- the hflC gene encoding protease modulator HflC, translated to MKTKTIILAIVGILVLITFANGFYTVSETEQVVITQFGRPIGNVIKTAGVHWKIPFIQDAHFFEKRILEWDGDPNQIPTKDKKYIWLDTTARWKISDALRFLQSVGNEVGAQGSLDDIIDAATRDVVSDHLLVEVVRNSNRPAGAADTELMQDSTKVVEKINFGREKITRMILAIADSLAPKFGIDIIDVRIKRINYVEDVRKKVYERMISERRRIAERYRSEGKGQMAEIEGNMEKELKRITSEAYRTAVEIQGKADAQATRIYANAYNRDPEFYSFLKTLQTYKSSLDSTSTIVFSTRADYWKFLRTPRK
- a CDS encoding MCE family protein; the protein is MNKTFSDELLIGIGMTLATLVVIVGVLYLSNSNFLKKGLGIDMIVPEAGDLTTGDDVFMRGVKIGSVKTISIQNGSVDVHLKIEKVKKIPSDSKFVIEQKNILGEKMVTIRPGISKKYLQDMAVVPGTIDKGLSRITGKAELLSDQILELVKQTQRLLDDRKDDSIPFGIKHLNQSIQSIESLLNQNKAQIHTVIENLKAGSQQFKALHDTSKQSVARVLQNLEDNTAKLSLLLSRTHRAAQSLDSILTSINRGQGTLGKLVKEDSLYNHMNRTFKNLDWILGEVKKNPDKFFNVKVKLF
- a CDS encoding ABC transporter permease: MIKSFLETYGRAGKTFFTYYGKLTKMSVQSFLAIRKLHIYRPQIIDEFIVIGRRSFPIVSITAIFMGLVLGVQIGTQMSSMTAKYVEGGLVLRAILLEMGPVITAVVIAGRAGAGIASELGTMVVTEQVDALRTMAIDPIEILVMPRLIAGIFAIPALTVFSNVFSIFAGFISTKFAINLDYDGFVKGMRMAFHGHDVFISLFKSLIFGIVLILLSCFWGLNSGKGARGVGLATTSAVVSSLIAIFVLDYIISALLL
- the hflK gene encoding FtsH protease activity modulator HflK; amino-acid sequence: MTKGKQFQFGDSEIKIPPIKGKWITFGILAILALIFLSSSFYQIGPDEEGVILRFGRYVRTTEPGLHGKIPFGVESVKKVKVKYIFKEEFGFRTLKAGVRTIYSSQRFDNESLMLTGDLNVAVVEWIVRYRIKNARDFLFNVRNPEKTLRDISEAVMREVVGDRRVSEVLTVGRTEIAQNVQLQIQKIMDTYKSGIKIVTVKLQDVNPPDPVKPAFNDVNEAKQEKERMINQAWEAYNKAIPQAKGEAEKTIRNAEGYALNRVNRAKGDANNFIQVWRAYSQAKDVTRRRLYLETLQDVLPKIQNKYIIDPEIKGILQTLPLIRGGKK
- a CDS encoding P1 family peptidase: MNSICDVPGIRVGHAQNETAKTGCTVVLCEEGAVGGVDLRGSAPGTRETELLRPGFLVQRVHAVVFAGGSAFGLDAAGGVQKFLEERGKGYDARGIRVPIVPSAVIFDLAAGDSGVKPDKEMGYQACLNARNDEDRMGSIGVGAGATVGKILGMDFAMPAGVGMASEALKNGIIVGVLVVVNALGDVVDPSNAQIVAGAKHPGGEGFLDTVNFMKEQSFDSPLPSENTTLSVVATNARFTKEEINKVAQMAQNGIGRTIRPAHTMYDGDLVFALSYGKKDADVNLVGEVAAELVTKAILRAVGAV
- a CDS encoding ATP-binding cassette domain-containing protein translates to MIRLKNVHKSFGQKRVLDGVNLTLEEKQITTIIGMSGTGKSVLLKHIIGLLKPDAGDIFVDEMSITRMSEDELNRKLRIKMSMVFQEAALWDSLTIFENIALALRIHKHLTSREIARLIHENLELVDLRDIENAYPIELSGGMKKRVGIARAIAIRPKYLLYDEPTTGLDPINASIINKLIVRLSHELSMTSIVITHDIHSVSKIADRIAMLDHGKIIVDIPKEQMWTHDDPIYVNFIKGHIGAVL
- a CDS encoding DUF72 domain-containing protein; this encodes MAWPNVYIGTSGYSYPHWKGDFYPEDLKPRDYLPFYARHFNTVEINYSFYHIPPEKSVKKWTEQVPEDFLFTLKANRQITHRSKLSNVEGITKVMTWRMHLLGEKAGVLLFQLPPSFSIDLERLENFLKILPQRVRCAFEFRNSTWFVPETLVLLEEYQAGFCIVSAPDFPILVKATAPFVYFRFHGQNQWIHYSYSDDELRFWAEKMKAFQEEGREVFAYFNNDPEANAVRNARRLKEILQEF